Proteins encoded together in one Cicer arietinum cultivar CDC Frontier isolate Library 1 chromosome 4, Cicar.CDCFrontier_v2.0, whole genome shotgun sequence window:
- the LOC101495866 gene encoding alpha carbonic anhydrase 7-like, whose translation MKHQRILTMFLPNLLILVTILIHSTTLTIAQEVEDESEFDYIKESKKGPSRWGELKKEWASCKNGKLQSPIDLSSHRVRIVTNLGKLKKYYKPQNATIKNRGHDIEVKWEGDAGSININGTEFFLHQCHWHSPSEHTINGRRYDMELHMVHESPKINGKSKIAVIGLLYKIGRPDPVLTKLSKYIKSMIDNEAERSIGVIDPSDIKFGSKKYYRYRGSLTVPPCTEGVIWTINKKIRRVSRDQMELLREAVHDHAEKNARPVQFLNRREIQLYGPKRKE comes from the exons ATGAAGCACCAAAGAATCCTCACAATGTTCCTTCCAAATCTACTAATACTAGTAACTATCCTAATCCATTCAACAACATTGACCATAGCACAAGAAGTTG AGGATGAAAGTGAGTTTGATTACATAAAAGAGAGCAAAAAGGGTCCTTCACGTTGGGGAGAACTGAAAAAAGAATGGGCATCATGTAAAAATGGGAAATTGCAATCTCCAATTGATTTGTCAAGCCATAGAGTGAGGATTGTGACAAACTTAGGAAAGCTAAAGAAATACTACAAGCCACAAAATGCTACTATCAAAAACAGAGGTCATGATATTGAG GTGAAATGGGAGGGAGATGCAGGATCAATAAATATCAATGGCACAGAGTTTTTTCTTCATCAATGCCACTGGCACTCACCTTCTGAACACACCATCAATGGCAGGAG ATATGATATGGAGCTACACATGGTTCATGAAAGCCCAAAAATAAACGGGAAGAGCAAGATAGCTGTTATTGGGCTTTTATATAAGATTGGTCGACCTGATCCTGTTCTTACCAAG TtatcaaaatacataaaaagcATGATAGATAATGAAGCAGAAAGGAGCATTGGGGTGATTGATCCATCAGATATCAAGTTTGGTAGCAAGAAGTACTACAGATATAGAGGCTCCCTCACTGTCCCTCCTTGCACTGAAGGTGTCATTTGGACTATTAATAAAAAG ATAAGAAGAGTGTCAAGAGACCAAATGGAGTTACTAAGAGAGGCTGTCCACGAT CATGCAGAGAAGAATGCCAGACCTGTACAATTCCTGAATAGAAGAGAAATACAACTCTATGGCCCAAAAAGGAAGGAATGA
- the LOC101496196 gene encoding small ribosomal subunit protein uS9m yields MLSRLIPKKPSHFIRFFSLPSKQHHFPISPINPHFTFLPKPFSTNNNNNDGKDPFATWKNFGESEEKFDNLFSEESGSLAGINEVEGEKVEKVVEEEKWWLEEKGLDNEDEDSLFKGIDKQTEGKGDFGAQIGVGAEHVDQPWNLKEVGGDVFDFKEDDVIQEVEEINVLEGETKEDVEKLEKEEKELTAIIKGPQRAFGDLIAASGITDEMLDSLIALKDFEGVEGLPPLSEIEDLRYERNTRKSTRAEMERLKQEEAAKARVRQVDDKGRAYGTGRRKCSIARVWVQPGNGKFMVNEKEFDVYFPMLDHRAALLRPFSETKTLGLWDVNCTVKGGGVSGQVGAIRLGISKALQNWEPDLRPALRSVGFLTRDSRVVERKKPGKAKARKSFQWVKR; encoded by the exons ATGCTTTCTCGTTTAATCCCCAAAAAACCCTCTCACTTCATTCGCTTTTTTTCTCTTCCATCCAAACAACACCATTTCCCCATTTCACCCATCAATCCTCATTTCACCTTCCTCCCTAAACCCTTCTCcactaacaataataacaacgaCGGCAAGGACCCTTTTGCTACATGGAAGAATTTCGGAGAAAGCGAGGAAAAGTTCGACAATTTATTCTCCGAAGAAAGTGGAAGCCTTGCTGGAATCAACGAAGTTGAAGGGGAGAAAGTAGAGAAGGTAGTTGAAGAGGAAAAATGGTGGTTGGAAGAGAAGGGTCTTgataatgaagatgaagattctTTGTTTAAAGGAATTGATAAACAAACTGAGGGAAAAGGTGATTTTGGTGCCCAAATTGGAGTGGGAGCTGAACACGTTGATCAACCTTGGAATTTGAAGGAGGTTGGTGGTGATGTTTTTGATTTCAAAGAGGATGATGTGATTCAAGAGGTTGAGGAAATCAATGTTTTGGAGGGTGAGACTAAAGAGGATGTTGAAAAGCTTGAGAAGGAAGAGAAAGAACTCACTGCCATTATTAAAG GACCACAACGCGCATTTGGAGATTTGATTGCTGCTTCTGGAATCACAGACGAAATGCTTGACAGTTTGATTGCTTTGAAAGATTTTGAAGGGGTTGAAGGGTTGCCTCCTCTTAGTGAAATAGAAGATTTGCGCTATGAGAGGAATACTAGAAAATCCACCAGAGCTGAAATGGAGCGTCTAAAGCAAGAGGAAGCGGCAAAAGCAAGAGTGAGACAAGTAGATGATAAAGGACGTGCTTACGGAACAGGAAGAAGAAAATGCAGTATAGCACGTGTGTGGGTTCAGCCTGGTAACGGTAAATTTATGGTTAACGAAAAAGAATTTGATGTCTATTTCCCCATGCTCGATCATCGTGCTGCTCTCCTTCGACCTTTCTCTGAGACAAAGACATTGGGGCTCTGGGATGTTAATTGTACTGTTAAAGGTGGTGGTGTTTCAG GGCAAGTTGGAGCTATACGATTGGGTATTAGCAAGGCTTTGCAAAACTGGGAACCAGATTTGCGACCAGCACTTAGAAGCG TCGGCTTCCTGACAAGGGATTCAAGAGTGGTAGAAAGGAAAAAGCCAGGAAAGGCCAAAGCAAGAAAAAGTTTCCAATGGGTCAAGCGTTGA
- the LOC101496523 gene encoding zinc finger protein ZAT5, with product MQVLEELMMVSKDHTQQIIKGKRTKRQRLPSPLRLTMSSSSYNEGTSYKSYNNNNYDNNSTRDVDLATIGSSGQSEEEKEEEDMANCLILLAQGGHHHNVSNNHNSNNSSYLYECKTCNRCFPSFQALGGHRASHSKPNKVNCNNIIEQKQVITTSFVDDHKYDPTMNTILSLQAFSTSPITTTTTTPKKSKVHECSICGSEFSSGQALGGHMRRHRALVNTSTTTTTTTTTSMSLSIGSPKSHHEAKKPRNVLKLDLNLPAPEVDHQRDQSTFSFQPRENVIAFSNSSLVDCHY from the coding sequence ATGCAAGTGTTAGAAGAACTCATGATGGTTTCAAAGGATCACACACAACAAATCATAAAAGGAAAAAGAACCAAACGTCAAAGGCTACCTTCCCCACTTAGGTTAACCATGTCTTCAAGTTCTTACAATGAAGGTACAAGTTATAAAAgctataataataacaattatgaTAACAATTCAACACGAGATGTTGATTTGGCTACGATCGGATCGAGCGGCCaatcagaagaagaaaaagaagaagaagatatgGCGAATTGTTTAATTCTATTAGCTCAAGGTGGTCATCATCATAATGTTTCAAATAATCACAATAGCAACAATTCTTCATATCTTTATGAATGCAAAACATGCAATAGATGTTTTCCTTCATTTCAAGCACTTGGTGGACATAGAGCAAGTCATAGCAAACCTAATAAGGTAAattgtaataatattattgaacaAAAGCAAGTTATTACAACTTCTTTTGTTGATGATCATAAATATGATCCAACAATGAATACCATACTCTCTTTGCAAGCTTTTAGCACCTCCCctattactactactactactacaccaaaaaaatcaaaagttcATGAGTGTTCCATATGTGGTTCTGAATTCTCATCGGGGCAAGCTTTGGGGGGACATATGAGAAGACATAGAGCTCTTGTGAACACATCTACAACAACAACgacgacaacaacaacatcTATGAGTTTGAGTATTGGTAGCCCTAAATCTCATCATGAAGCTAAGAAACCTAGAAATGTTTTGAAGTTGGATTTGAATCTTCCAGCTCCAGAAGTTGATCATCAAAGAGATCAATCCACGTTTTCTTTTCAACCTAGAGAAAATGTTATTGCTTTCTCTAATTCTTCTTTGGTGGATTGCCATTACTAA